CGTCCAGGTCCAGGGGGGTGACGGCCGTCTGCACCTGTCGGTCCGTGACGACGGCGTCGGCGGCGCCGACCCGGCCCGCGGCTCCGGGCTGGTCGGGCTCAGCGACCGCGTCCAGGCGCTGGGCGGAACGATCACGGTCCACAGCCCGGTCGGCGAGGGCACCACGCTGCAGGTCGACCTCCCAGTCGAGGTCGACAGCGACTGACCGCTGGCGCGCCCGGCCCCACGGCGATGAGGCGAGCAGCGCTCGTTGCGACTTCCCGTAAGGGAAGAACCGTTCCCGCTCGCCCCGTCCCACCCCGCGCGAAGCTCCGGGTCGGAGACGTCCCAGTCCCGGCGGATCCTCTGGCTCCGTGCTGGCCAGCGATCCTTGGGCAGTAGCGCCCCCTGGAGTACGAGGATCATCGGGTCGCCTGCCTTTAGCTCGACCAGCTTGCTGCGCCTTCGGGTGATCGGTCAGCTGGTAGTCGGGGAACGTTGTGCCGATCGTGATGCCTGGTGGCATCGGGATGTCCCTGGGTCCCCCGAACGGGACCGGCCAGCGGGTGGGCCGGTCCCGTGGGGGAACCGGGGTCAGTGCTGGATCGCCTGCTGGTGCGCCCGGTTGCTGGCCGAGGTGACCCCGGCGACCAGCGTGGCGGTGTTTGGTGCCGGCGCCGTCGGGTTGCTGGCCGCCTACAGCGCGCTGCTGCGCGGCGCCGGGGAGGTGTACGTGGTCGACCGCGTGCCCGAGCGGCTGGACAAGCCGGAGGGCGCCGCGGACGGGTCGCTGCGTATCCACTGGGCCACGCTGTTCAACAAAGGGAGTGTCGCTGCAGTTCGGCCGCACCCACGACCGCCGCTACACCACCCGGCTGCGGGACCTGGTCGTCTCCGGCCGCGCCCGTCCCGGCCGCATCATCACCCACCATGGCCGCCTGGAGGATGCGCCGCGCCTCTACGGGCGCTTCGACCGGCGCGCCGACGGAGTGGTCAAGGCGGTGCTGCGGCCAGCCTGACCCGCGGCAGCTACCGAGGATTCCAGCCAGCAGCTGGCCGAAGTGGCCGCTGGCCGTGATGCCCGAGCTCGCGTCCAGCGCCAACCTGCGTCTATGGACGCTATCAAGATCCGGGAAGGACGAGGACCGATGAACGCTGAGAACGGAGCCAGCACGGTAAAGGGCGGTCCGAACCGTAAGTGGTGGACGCTGTTTGCCATGTGCTTCGCCCTGTTCATGATCATGCTGGACAACACGGTCGTGAACGTGGCGCTGCCGTCGATCCAGCGCTCGCTGCAGACGACGCCGGCGAGGCTGCAGTGGACGGTCGACGCCTATGTCCTGTCGTTCGCGGTGCTCATCCTGCTCGGTGGAAAGCTCGGCGACCGCTTCGGACGCAAACGCATGTTCCTCGCCGGCCCTGATCGAGACGGGGACGCACGCATGGGGCTCCGCGTACACCCTCGGCTTCCTCGCCGCTGCCGCCCTCCTGCTCGGCCTGTTCATCGCCTGGGAGCGGTGGACCGCCGACCCGATGATCCCGCTTGGCTTCTTCCGCCGCCCCGCGTTCTCCGTCTCGACCGCTGTCGTCCTGCTCGTCGGCTTCTCGTTGTTCGGGGTCATCTACTTCATCACCCTCTACTTCCAGAACGTGAAGGGTTACTCGCCGCTCCAGGCCGGTGTCCGCTCGCTGCCGATGACCGTGATGATCACGCTGCTCGCGCCCCTGGCGGGGAGGCTGAACGCCAAGATGGGTGCCCGCGCGCAGATGTCGATTGGGATGCTGCTGGTCTCGGGCGGGATGTTCGGACTCTCGCACATCCAGGTCGCCTCCTCATACAACGCGATCTGGCCGTTCTACATCCTGGTCGGCGCGGGGATGGCGCTGACCACGCCGGCGGTGTCGGCGACCGGCATGGCGGCGGTGGACCGCGACAGGTCTGGGATCGCCTCGGGCGTGATCAACGCCAACCGCCAGGTTGGCGGTGCGCTGGGGATCGCCGTGCTGGGCTCGGTCGCTGCCATGCTCACCCGCAGCGCGTGGCACGAGGGGCTCGCGCAGCTCCCGGCGGCGACGCGAGCGGCGGCAGAGCCCCTCACAGGACTCGTTCTGGGCGGACAAGGGGGGCCCATCGCCGCGTTCGCCGGTCCGCAGGCACGAGCCGCAGCGCTGGAGTCCTTCGTACACGGCGTGAGTGGTGCGATGCTGGCCAGCGCGGCGCTGACCCTGCTCGCGGCGCTGGTGGCCTTCGTCGGCCTACGGCGACTCGCGCCCACGCCGTCGGTCGAGCCGGCTGCTGAAGCGGATGACGGCCGTCGAATTCGAGGCGCCGAGGAGCTCGAAGCGCCCACGCGCTGAGGTCCGGGCCTGAAGGACGCCAAGAGTCATGAGAGCGGCCGGCACACCCCTG
The window above is part of the Actinomycetes bacterium genome. Proteins encoded here:
- a CDS encoding MFS transporter, with product MESSATASDANACSSPALIETGTHAWGSAYTLGFLAAAALLLGLFIAWERWTADPMIPLGFFRRPAFSVSTAVVLLVGFSLFGVIYFITLYFQNVKGYSPLQAGVRSLPMTVMITLLAPLAGRLNAKMGARAQMSIGMLLVSGGMFGLSHIQVASSYNAIWPFYILVGAGMALTTPAVSATGMAAVDRDRSGIASGVINANRQVGGALGIAVLGSVAAMLTRSAWHEGLAQLPAATRAAAEPLTGLVLGGQGGPIAAFAGPQARAAALESFVHGVSGAMLASAALTLLAALVAFVGLRRLAPTPSVEPAAEADDGRRIRGAEELEAPTR